From Fimbriimonadia bacterium, a single genomic window includes:
- a CDS encoding aminoacyl-tRNA hydrolase: protein MLFGRRGTPVEQPEWLIVGLGNPGMQYSHTRHNIGFRAATLLAEKHKIKLRTRKFKALYGFGKIENTPVVIALPMTYMNLSGNAVQPLLRHYDLGPDRLLVLADDLALPLGRIRIRQRGSGGGQRGLEHIIQTLGTQEFARLRIGIDPANPGQTVEHVLSAFHRDEQPVVKEVLERVVAAVRMWLRDGPERTMNEFNRRTES from the coding sequence ATGCTTTTCGGTAGGCGTGGCACACCGGTCGAGCAGCCGGAGTGGCTCATCGTAGGGCTAGGCAATCCGGGGATGCAATACAGCCACACCCGACACAATATCGGCTTCCGCGCAGCCACTCTATTGGCCGAGAAACACAAGATCAAGCTCCGCACCCGCAAGTTCAAGGCCCTATATGGCTTTGGGAAGATCGAGAACACCCCGGTGGTGATCGCCCTCCCGATGACCTACATGAACCTTTCGGGCAACGCGGTCCAGCCTCTCCTCCGACACTACGACCTAGGTCCAGATAGGCTGCTGGTGCTTGCCGACGATCTGGCACTGCCGCTTGGGCGAATTCGTATCCGGCAGCGGGGCTCCGGCGGTGGACAGCGCGGCCTAGAACACATCATTCAGACGCTGGGGACCCAGGAATTCGCCCGGCTGCGCATCGGAATTGACCCTGCCAACCCAGGGCAAACCGTGGAGCATGTGCTGAGCGCATTCCACCGGGACGAGCAGCCCGTGGTCAAGGAGGTCTTGGAGCGCGTGGTCGCCGCCGTGCGAATGTGGCTCCGAGACGGCCCCGAGCGCACGATGAACGAGTTCAACCGCAGAACCGAGAGCTAA
- a CDS encoding redoxin domain-containing protein — MLRTLVAAVLASGVMRVGAVPNVGDTAPDFQLPDQNGTMHSLKQLRGNWVALAFYPKSMTSGCTVQNRSLSQHLAAFEKLGVRVFGVSVNTVEDQKQFCDKEGLKHTLLADPDGTAATAYGVMTKAGVASRTTIVIAPDGRVAQVFEKVDPAKDAEQILAFVEKAAGLPDFQLQEASGKEWRLSEVKAEKGILILFVSPMCPVSRAYDDRMNAIAEEFSGKGFVIIGVNSNATDPDAQIKEMAGRMKFPIVIDRESRVADMFRASRTPEVILLSPERKLIYRGAIDDQTEPSKVTKNYLRDTLLAVAEGRPVPQAETQSFGCTIKRAAKK, encoded by the coding sequence ATGCTGAGAACTCTGGTAGCCGCCGTGCTGGCGAGCGGCGTTATGCGTGTAGGTGCGGTCCCGAACGTCGGAGACACCGCCCCGGACTTCCAACTTCCTGACCAGAACGGTACCATGCACTCGCTGAAGCAGCTCAGGGGTAACTGGGTCGCCCTGGCTTTCTACCCGAAGTCCATGACGAGCGGATGCACAGTGCAAAACCGCTCGCTCTCGCAGCACCTCGCCGCCTTCGAGAAGCTGGGGGTGCGCGTGTTCGGCGTCAGCGTGAACACCGTAGAGGACCAAAAGCAGTTCTGCGACAAGGAAGGGCTGAAGCACACCCTGCTCGCGGACCCAGACGGGACGGCAGCCACCGCATACGGCGTCATGACGAAGGCCGGAGTCGCCTCACGTACTACGATCGTGATAGCTCCGGACGGCCGGGTCGCCCAGGTGTTCGAGAAGGTGGACCCTGCAAAGGATGCGGAGCAGATCCTGGCGTTCGTGGAGAAGGCGGCCGGACTGCCGGACTTTCAGCTCCAGGAGGCATCTGGCAAGGAGTGGCGGCTATCGGAGGTCAAGGCGGAGAAAGGGATTCTGATTCTCTTCGTCTCCCCGATGTGCCCCGTCAGCAGGGCGTACGACGACCGGATGAACGCAATCGCCGAGGAGTTTTCTGGCAAAGGGTTCGTGATCATCGGCGTGAACTCCAACGCAACCGACCCCGACGCTCAGATCAAAGAGATGGCTGGTCGCATGAAGTTTCCCATCGTGATAGACCGGGAGTCCCGCGTGGCGGACATGTTTCGTGCGTCTCGCACGCCCGAGGTGATTCTGCTGAGCCCGGAACGGAAGCTCATCTATCGCGGGGCGATTGACGATCAGACGGAGCCCTCGAAAGTTACGAAGAACTACCTTCGAGACACGCTCCTGGCAGTTGCGGAGGGCAGGCCCGTGCCCCAGGCGGAGACTCAGTCTTTCGGATGCACAATCAAGAGGGCCGCGAAGAAGTAG
- a CDS encoding ATP-binding cassette domain-containing protein translates to MPVVVAEHLCRSFVSHKKEPGTLGALRSLVTRKKFEVKAVQDVSFGIEEGELVGFLGPNGAGKTTTLKMLTGILFPSSGEASVLGYTPWKRDTRMLRQIALVMGQKMQLWWDLAVYDSLRLYKELYEVSEADFKVRLTELAEALQVTDKLRTQVRRLSLGERMKCELIAALLHRPKVVFLDEPTIGLDLVSQKRIREFLLETNRRDHTTILLTSHYMQDVQALCDRVLIIDHGRLLYDDRLGKLLKSYGSHRLLKLQFDRAVSPEDLGRFGRVVRHTEDAADIEVPRGETSQAAAGVLAALPVSDITIAEPSVEDVIAEIFSGGKTLPGANGPESDTPGPNES, encoded by the coding sequence ATGCCCGTGGTGGTCGCGGAGCACCTCTGCCGCTCGTTCGTGTCCCACAAGAAGGAGCCCGGGACCCTGGGCGCCCTCCGGAGCCTGGTCACCCGCAAGAAGTTCGAAGTCAAGGCCGTGCAAGACGTCAGTTTCGGCATCGAGGAGGGCGAGCTGGTCGGGTTTCTCGGTCCGAACGGCGCGGGCAAGACTACCACTCTGAAGATGCTCACCGGCATCCTGTTCCCTTCATCGGGCGAGGCATCCGTCCTCGGCTACACTCCGTGGAAGCGCGACACACGGATGCTGCGCCAGATCGCGCTGGTGATGGGGCAGAAGATGCAGCTTTGGTGGGACCTCGCCGTCTACGACTCGTTGCGCCTATACAAGGAGCTTTACGAGGTGTCCGAGGCCGATTTCAAGGTGCGACTGACCGAGCTGGCGGAGGCACTGCAGGTCACGGACAAACTTCGCACCCAGGTCCGACGGCTTTCATTGGGTGAACGGATGAAGTGCGAGTTGATCGCCGCGCTGCTCCACCGGCCAAAGGTGGTGTTCTTGGACGAGCCCACCATTGGGCTCGATCTCGTTTCGCAGAAGCGCATACGGGAGTTCCTACTAGAGACCAATCGCCGCGACCACACCACTATCCTGCTCACCAGCCACTACATGCAGGACGTGCAGGCTCTATGCGATCGGGTACTCATCATCGACCACGGGCGACTTCTCTACGATGACCGTTTGGGCAAGCTCCTAAAATCCTACGGCAGCCATCGGTTGCTCAAGCTGCAGTTCGACCGAGCTGTGTCCCCGGAAGACTTGGGCCGGTTCGGGCGCGTGGTACGTCACACGGAGGACGCCGCGGACATCGAGGTGCCACGAGGCGAGACGAGTCAAGCGGCGGCGGGGGTATTGGCGGCTCTGCCCGTCTCGGACATCACGATTGCCGAACCATCCGTAGAGGACGTAATTGCCGAGATCTTCAGCGGTGGAAAAACCCTTCCTGGCGCGAACGGGCCCGAATCGGACACTCCGGGGCCGAACGAGTCGTAG
- a CDS encoding ATP-dependent 6-phosphofructokinase produces MKAPTDLTVARLGPCTVASPLKEASFVPDGAQVLYHTCPDELAKATSDGSPPPAFERAGPREKIYFDPKKLRCGIVTCGGLCPGLNDVIRALVIELCNNYGTLPVIGFRYGYQGLVASYGHEVMELTPKSVGGIQYHGGTILGSSRGHQDIGEMVDTLERMNIRVLFTLGGDGTQRAAALMAEEIERRGLKIGIVGLPKTIDNDIMYISQSFGFITAVSEARSVIAAAHTEARGVPNGIGLVKLMGRTSGWIAAYATLANSEVDFCLIPEQPFRLDGEDGLMASLEKRLQKNNHAVIVAAEGAGQDLQPGEPDHDASGNLKLKDVGAFLRTAITEYFSARNITINLRYLDPSYTIRGARADPSDAVFCQLLAQNAVHAAMAGRTNMLTGYWNGEFTHVPLHLVVGERKQVDAKGQFWQAVVSTTSQPFTMGYDPG; encoded by the coding sequence ATGAAGGCACCGACCGATCTCACGGTAGCCCGACTCGGTCCCTGCACCGTCGCCTCACCACTCAAGGAGGCTAGCTTCGTGCCGGACGGCGCGCAAGTGCTGTATCACACCTGCCCCGACGAGCTTGCGAAGGCGACGTCCGACGGATCTCCGCCGCCAGCATTCGAGCGTGCAGGGCCGCGCGAAAAGATATACTTCGACCCCAAGAAGCTGCGTTGCGGCATCGTGACCTGCGGGGGACTTTGTCCCGGCTTGAACGACGTAATCCGGGCTCTGGTCATTGAGCTGTGCAACAACTACGGCACGCTCCCGGTGATCGGGTTCCGCTACGGGTACCAAGGGCTCGTCGCCTCCTACGGCCACGAGGTGATGGAGCTGACCCCCAAGAGCGTGGGCGGCATCCAATACCACGGCGGCACGATTCTCGGCTCCTCGCGCGGCCACCAAGACATCGGCGAGATGGTGGACACGCTGGAGCGGATGAACATCCGAGTCCTGTTTACCCTCGGAGGAGACGGCACGCAGCGGGCTGCCGCGCTTATGGCCGAGGAGATCGAACGCCGCGGGCTGAAGATCGGTATCGTCGGGCTGCCGAAGACGATTGACAACGACATCATGTACATCTCGCAGTCGTTCGGCTTCATCACTGCGGTGTCCGAAGCGCGAAGTGTCATCGCGGCCGCGCATACCGAAGCACGGGGAGTGCCGAACGGCATCGGTCTCGTGAAGCTGATGGGCCGAACCTCGGGCTGGATCGCCGCCTACGCGACGCTCGCGAACAGCGAGGTGGACTTCTGCCTGATCCCCGAGCAGCCGTTCCGACTGGACGGCGAAGATGGACTGATGGCCTCACTGGAGAAGCGGCTGCAGAAAAACAACCATGCAGTGATCGTTGCCGCCGAGGGTGCGGGCCAGGATCTCCAACCCGGGGAGCCAGACCACGATGCCTCCGGCAACCTGAAATTGAAAGACGTCGGCGCTTTCCTCCGAACGGCCATCACCGAGTACTTCTCGGCTCGAAACATCACCATCAACCTGCGCTACCTGGACCCGAGCTATACCATCCGAGGAGCGCGGGCCGACCCTTCGGACGCAGTGTTCTGTCAGCTTCTGGCTCAGAACGCGGTGCACGCGGCGATGGCCGGGCGCACGAACATGCTGACCGGCTACTGGAACGGTGAGTTCACGCACGTTCCGCTGCACCTGGTGGTGGGTGAGCGCAAGCAGGTGGACGCGAAGGGCCAGTTCTGGCAAGCCGTGGTCTCGACGACGAGCCAACCCTTCACGATGGGCTACGACCCGGGGTAG
- a CDS encoding prepilin-type N-terminal cleavage/methylation domain-containing protein, with the protein MKRVRRAFTLIELLVVIAIIAILAAILFPVFAQAREAAKQSMCLSNAKQIGLGHELYLSNHDGRFIVLNDFRGPESIWGWTNKINPYIKTKGKTDLGVFKCPSSSYQYGFIASAWAMSYPGFSLRDDAGNIVISPGMKTVNLLKEPAKAIYAFDTGRRNGQEATRQNDQGCFFRGQLDDPVAGDPDPSNENAIESDPGVTWNGLKRTGWYCAPYCLCMYTPTSGPEAGNKLYGSHRRQGHSVIFVDGHAKAWSNWPGGEPERLGYWYTYGVH; encoded by the coding sequence ATGAAACGCGTCAGAAGGGCATTCACTCTCATCGAGCTCCTGGTTGTTATCGCCATCATCGCAATCCTAGCGGCCATTCTTTTCCCCGTGTTCGCACAGGCGCGCGAGGCGGCGAAGCAGTCCATGTGCCTTAGCAATGCCAAGCAGATTGGCCTAGGGCATGAGCTCTACCTTAGCAACCACGACGGACGCTTCATCGTTCTCAACGACTTCCGCGGACCGGAGTCGATATGGGGTTGGACCAACAAGATCAACCCCTACATCAAGACGAAAGGCAAGACGGACCTCGGCGTCTTCAAGTGCCCCTCGTCGAGCTATCAGTATGGGTTCATCGCCAGCGCTTGGGCGATGTCTTATCCCGGCTTTTCCCTACGAGACGATGCGGGGAACATCGTGATCTCACCGGGTATGAAGACGGTGAACCTGCTCAAGGAGCCTGCGAAGGCTATCTACGCTTTCGACACGGGCCGACGCAATGGGCAGGAAGCGACTCGCCAGAACGACCAAGGCTGTTTTTTCCGAGGGCAGCTGGATGACCCGGTTGCTGGTGATCCCGACCCTTCGAACGAGAATGCAATCGAGTCGGATCCGGGTGTAACTTGGAACGGCTTGAAGCGTACAGGCTGGTACTGTGCCCCTTACTGTCTGTGCATGTATACGCCTACCTCTGGGCCCGAAGCGGGCAACAAGCTGTATGGTAGCCATCGAAGGCAGGGACATTCCGTGATCTTCGTAGACGGCCACGCCAAGGCATGGTCGAATTGGCCGGGCGGCGAACCCGAGCGCCTCGGCTATTGGTACACCTACGGCGTGCACTAG
- a CDS encoding alpha/beta hydrolase, with product MGKMRSHFSIRSIAAVSWGLALTAVTTPAAVDLSAPGPHQPGWTRVTVARSGGGSFSAYLFYPALLPGENTPFDASAAPCPGISFGHGFLQPVTRYRSTLEHLSTWGHIVIASESEGGLFPSHSRFASDMRDCLSWLTQQNADPSSFLYRAVDTNAFGMSGHSMGGGCSILATAADPRVKALANLAAAETNPSAIAQMPNVLVPISLIAGSQDGIVPVSTNGQRMYDAGGPPRLLPVITGGWHCGFEDVSSFGCDSGSLARAEQLRITRRLLTAFFNLYLKRESALWREVWGPEAAGDPEVVTQFDPGIRLTPTFQTKSAPAGRTVSYDVLLENRGRAELTFLVEAADQAWPNPLILQPRKTLAVGESALLRVFVTVPSTGPSADTIVLSVRSATEGLSRGYAILTTVRD from the coding sequence GTGGGAAAGATGCGTTCGCACTTCTCAATCAGATCCATCGCGGCTGTGTCGTGGGGGCTGGCGCTGACTGCCGTGACCACACCGGCAGCCGTTGATCTTAGTGCTCCAGGTCCACATCAGCCCGGCTGGACCCGTGTCACAGTCGCCCGGTCCGGTGGAGGCAGCTTCTCTGCCTACCTGTTTTATCCCGCGCTGCTTCCGGGCGAAAACACGCCGTTCGACGCATCCGCAGCGCCTTGTCCGGGGATCTCGTTCGGCCACGGGTTCCTCCAACCCGTCACGCGCTACCGTAGCACTCTGGAGCACCTCTCCACATGGGGCCACATTGTTATTGCCTCCGAGTCGGAGGGCGGCTTGTTCCCGTCGCACTCCCGCTTCGCCTCCGACATGCGCGACTGCCTCTCTTGGCTCACGCAACAGAACGCCGACCCATCATCATTCCTTTACCGAGCGGTCGATACCAACGCTTTCGGGATGTCCGGCCACTCGATGGGAGGGGGTTGTAGCATCCTCGCGACGGCTGCCGACCCTAGGGTGAAGGCGCTCGCGAACCTTGCAGCAGCCGAGACGAACCCTTCTGCGATTGCCCAGATGCCCAACGTTCTCGTTCCCATCAGCCTGATCGCAGGCAGTCAAGACGGAATCGTGCCCGTCTCTACGAACGGCCAGCGAATGTACGACGCCGGCGGTCCCCCTCGGCTCTTGCCCGTGATTACGGGCGGCTGGCACTGCGGCTTCGAGGATGTGAGCAGTTTCGGCTGCGACAGCGGCAGCTTGGCTCGAGCCGAACAGCTCCGCATCACGCGCCGGTTGCTTACCGCATTCTTCAACCTCTATCTGAAGCGCGAGAGCGCCCTCTGGCGTGAGGTCTGGGGGCCTGAAGCGGCCGGCGACCCCGAGGTGGTCACTCAGTTCGACCCAGGCATCAGGCTCACACCCACCTTCCAAACCAAATCGGCACCTGCCGGCCGGACCGTCTCCTACGATGTGCTGTTGGAGAATCGAGGCAGAGCAGAGCTGACGTTCCTTGTTGAGGCAGCCGACCAGGCCTGGCCCAATCCACTGATCTTGCAGCCTCGCAAGACACTCGCTGTCGGAGAGAGCGCGCTGCTTCGCGTGTTCGTGACTGTCCCCTCGACAGGGCCCAGCGCGGATACCATCGTTCTGTCCGTACGCTCGGCGACGGAGGGTCTCTCGCGCGGATACGCGATCCTCACCACGGTGCGCGACTAA
- a CDS encoding HAMP domain-containing protein has product MSITRKLAVYGAVLAFMISGMFSVVCFLIADISIGVLLPPFIVMTLLSSGIGAAIAWRLAQDVLRPVRQLTGSLERLAMGEIDNDVPETHEVELAELAERVRSAMQYAKQIAGQAQHIGEGDLSAEIRPQSARDAIGSAFASILHEFREHVVRQIEEANELAVCASTLAHAARTSSEAIRRTAEAAEEVAHASRETAKVTEQIAAGAQSQAASSAEAVVLAAKSVDSACSVGKSAEEVAEVAEATRVAANVGTEAVERTVAGMMRIRDTVQKASARVRDLGVRGEQIGTITSTIDDIASQTNLLALNAAIEAARAGEQGRGFAVVAEEVRKLAVRSAQATKEIAELVAGVQTSVNEVVAAMEAGNREIEAGAEIAVSAGEALQQIRCEADQVAERARAILDAAESMTNNVSASCQALEHMATIAEQNSASAQEMSAGMQQVKASIDTVAENIARQTQTTAKVAENAAHMDRLATEMREQMRRFRLGTATLRVAKSDHQARIQRLQEIVAGRVEFQPEDFSAEKGCRLDEWLQEESTGRFGRLPAFQSVARSHSELHGLTRDCVHCLQAGDREGAERLMVRVEQVAQDLQYALASLGSQIESRQSEQHLRLAA; this is encoded by the coding sequence TTGAGCATCACTCGAAAACTCGCTGTGTACGGTGCCGTCTTGGCGTTCATGATCTCCGGCATGTTCTCCGTAGTCTGCTTCCTGATAGCTGACATCAGCATCGGAGTGCTGCTGCCCCCGTTCATCGTGATGACACTCCTGAGCAGCGGGATCGGTGCGGCGATAGCCTGGCGGCTCGCACAGGACGTTCTTCGGCCGGTTCGGCAACTCACGGGGTCTCTCGAAAGGCTCGCGATGGGCGAGATTGACAACGATGTGCCGGAGACCCACGAAGTGGAGCTCGCCGAGCTAGCCGAGCGTGTGCGGAGCGCGATGCAGTACGCCAAGCAGATCGCCGGCCAGGCTCAGCACATCGGAGAAGGCGACCTGTCGGCCGAGATACGGCCGCAGTCCGCGCGAGATGCGATCGGCTCTGCCTTCGCTTCGATACTTCACGAGTTCCGTGAACATGTCGTGCGACAGATCGAGGAGGCGAACGAGCTTGCCGTATGTGCGAGCACCCTTGCGCACGCTGCACGGACATCTTCCGAGGCGATCCGCCGGACTGCCGAGGCCGCCGAAGAAGTGGCGCATGCCTCGCGCGAGACCGCCAAGGTGACCGAACAGATCGCCGCGGGCGCGCAGAGCCAGGCAGCCAGTTCGGCCGAGGCGGTGGTACTTGCCGCCAAATCCGTGGATTCGGCCTGCAGCGTGGGTAAGTCGGCCGAGGAAGTCGCTGAGGTCGCGGAAGCCACACGGGTCGCTGCGAACGTAGGGACCGAGGCCGTCGAGCGCACCGTCGCGGGCATGATGCGCATCCGAGACACGGTTCAAAAGGCGTCCGCAAGAGTCCGTGACCTCGGCGTGCGCGGGGAGCAGATCGGCACAATCACCAGCACGATTGACGATATCGCCTCGCAGACGAACCTGCTGGCATTGAACGCCGCCATTGAGGCCGCACGGGCCGGTGAGCAGGGCCGCGGATTCGCAGTAGTGGCAGAAGAAGTTCGCAAGCTGGCCGTTCGGAGCGCACAGGCAACCAAGGAGATCGCGGAATTGGTCGCCGGAGTGCAGACCAGCGTCAACGAGGTAGTCGCGGCGATGGAGGCGGGTAACCGGGAGATCGAAGCGGGAGCTGAGATTGCGGTCTCTGCAGGCGAAGCGCTTCAACAGATCCGGTGTGAAGCAGACCAGGTCGCAGAGCGGGCCCGCGCCATCCTAGACGCCGCCGAGAGTATGACGAACAACGTCAGCGCATCTTGCCAGGCACTCGAGCACATGGCCACCATCGCCGAACAGAACAGCGCCTCAGCTCAGGAGATGTCTGCGGGAATGCAGCAGGTGAAAGCTTCGATTGACACCGTGGCGGAGAACATCGCCCGCCAGACACAGACCACCGCGAAGGTTGCTGAGAACGCCGCGCACATGGACCGCCTGGCCACGGAGATGCGGGAGCAGATGAGACGCTTCCGCCTCGGAACTGCGACGCTGCGGGTTGCCAAAAGCGACCATCAGGCGCGAATCCAACGACTACAGGAAATCGTGGCCGGGCGTGTGGAGTTCCAGCCGGAAGACTTCAGCGCGGAGAAAGGCTGCAGGTTGGACGAGTGGCTTCAGGAGGAAAGCACGGGGCGGTTCGGCAGGCTGCCCGCGTTCCAGTCCGTGGCACGGTCCCATTCGGAACTTCACGGCCTGACGCGGGACTGCGTGCACTGCCTGCAGGCAGGAGACCGGGAGGGCGCAGAGCGTCTCATGGTTCGGGTCGAGCAAGTCGCTCAGGATCTGCAGTACGCTTTGGCTTCTTTGGGCAGCCAGATCGAGAGCAGGCAGTCGGAGCAGCACCTGCGTCTGGCAGCGTAG